The following proteins come from a genomic window of Aspergillus oryzae RIB40 DNA, chromosome 4:
- a CDS encoding proline--tRNA ligase (Prolyl-tRNA synthetase) — translation MASQAPADTPVASDAAVTQTLPDRTKNPADKDAPQGDVSKNAAKKAAKAAEFAAKKAEKAANKAAGKQEPKKPAAAKAPKKKIDGAALIGIDVSKEEDFPGWYQQVLTKGDMLDYYDVSGCFILKSFRADMTQPASYFIWEEIQDWFNARIKKIGVKNCSFPLFVSEDVLNREKDHIEGFAAEVAWVTHAYDSSRPSYIGSSPLEKKIAIRPTSETVMYPYYSKWIRSHRDLPLKLNQWNSVVRWEFKNPQPFLRTREFLWQEGHTAHLTKDGAHDEVMHILDLYAQIYEELLAVPVVKGQKTEKEKFAGGLYTTTVEGYIPATGRGIQGGTSHGLGQNFSKMFNITVEDPSTKPDEKKPPLHVWQNSWGLSTRTLGVMVMIHSDNRGLVLPPRVADTQTVIVPVGITAKTSDEEREKLYAEIDGLINILTGAGVRAISDKREGYSPGWKFNDWELRGVPLRIEFGPGESVGQFVTAARRDIPGKDGKSSIQISELSTAVPALLEQIQKDLYSRAEETFRTHRKLITNWDDFTPALNDKNICVIPHCLTEECEDQIKDMSARKAEEDSGVPEDAKAPSMGAKSLCIPFEQPEGIVAGETKCVNPKCTRLAEKWCMFGRSY, via the exons ATGGCGAGCCAAGCTCCTGCTGACACCCCGGTCGCTTCTGACGCGGCGGTAACTCAGACCCTTCCTGACCGCACCAAAAACCCCGCTGATAAGGATGCTCCCCAGGGAGATGTCTCGAAGAATGCCGCAAAGAAGGCCGCGAAGGCTGCAGAGTTCGCCGctaagaaggctgagaaggccGCCAACAAGGCTGCTGGAAAGCAGGAGCCCAAGAAGCCCGCTGCTGCGAAGgctcccaagaagaagatcgatgGTGCTGCTCTGATTGGTATTGATGTctccaaggaggaggatttcCCTGGATGGTACCAGCAGGTTCTTACAAAGGGTGATATGCTCGACTACTATGACGTTTCGGGATGCTTTATTCTCAAG AGCTTCCGTGCTGATATGACTCAGCCCGCTTCGTACTTTATctgggaagagatccaggactGGTTCAATGCGCGCATCAAGAAGATTGGCGTTAAGAACTGCTCGTTCCCTCTGTTTGTCTCTGAGGATGTCCTGAACAGGGAAAAGGATCACATTGAAGGCTTTGCTGCTGAAGTTGCTTGGGTGACTCATGCGTACGATTCCTCCAGACCCTCGTATAT TGGCTCTAGCCCTCTCGAGAAAAAGATCGCTATTCGTCCGACATCGGAGACGGTTATGTACCCGTACTACTCCAAATGGATAAGAAGTCACCGCGACTTGCCCCTTAAACTGAACCAGTGGAACTCCGTCGTGCGATGGGAGTTCAAGAACCCCCAACCTTTCCTCAGAACCCGTGAGTTCCTCTGGCAAGAAGGACACACGGCTCACTTGACAAAGGATGGTGCCCATGATGAAGTTATGCACATCCTCGATCTGTATGCTCAAATCTACGAGGAGCTCTTGGCTGTTCCCGTGGTCAAGGGTCAGAAAAcagagaaggagaagttcgCTGGTGGTCTGTACACCACTACCGTTGAAGGTTACATCCCCGCCACTGGCCGTGGTATCCAGGGTGGTACCTCCCACGGTCTTGGCCAGAACTTCAGTAAGATGTTCAACATCACTGTCGAGGATCCCTCCACCAAGCCCGATGAGAAGAAGCCTCCTCTCCATGTGTGGCAGAACTCCTGGGGTCTGTCCACCCGTACCCTTGGTGTCATGGTCATGATCCACAGTGATAACCGTGGTTTGGTCCTCCCCCCTCGTGTCGCAGACACCCAAACCGTTATCGTCCCTGTCGGTATCACTGCCAAGACCAGCGACGAAGAGCGCGAGAAGCTGTACGCCGAGATCGATGgcctcatcaacatcctgACCGGCGCCGGTGTCCGCGCCATCAGCGACAAGAGAGAGGGCTACTCCCCCGGCTGGAAGTTCAACGACTGGGAGCTCCGCGGTGTGCCCCTGCGCATCGAGTTCGGCCCCGGTGAGTCTGTCGGCCAATTCGTCACTGCCGCCCGTCGTGACATCCCCGGCAAGGACGGCAAGTCCAGCATCCAGATTTCCGAACTCTCCACCGCAGTCCCCGCCCTACTCGAGCAGATCCAGAAGGATCTCTACAGCCGCGCAGAGGAGACCTTCCGCACTCACCGCAAGCTGATCACCAACTGGGACGACTTCACCCCAGCCCTCAACGACAAGAACATCTGTGTCATCCCCCACTGTCTCACCGAGGAATGTGAGGACCAGATCAAGGACATGAGCGCCCGCAAGGCAGAGGAAGACTCCGGTGTCCCTGAAGACGCTAAAGCCCCCAGCATGGGTGCCAAGTCTCTGTGTATCCCCTTCGAACAGCCCGAGGGCATCGTTGCCGGCGAGACCAAGTGTGTCAACCCCAAGTGCACCCGGCTTGCCGAGAAATGGTGCATGTTCGGCC GCTCCTACTAA
- a CDS encoding 3' exoribonuclease family protein (predicted protein), with protein MTDRRRINGPPSGTRPAVFASSLNSASDIATGRPQRQRQPNELRKIFLKTGLIPSASGSAYLEYEPSASLAAARSSPKSLIPPSSALKLACTVHGPKPLPRSATFSPNLVLTTHIKYAPFAARKRKGHIRDASERDLGVHLETALRGVIVAERWPKSGLDITITILEAEDDRWWGDAPDSHDAPWGMMNVLAGCITAASAAISDARIDCLDLIAGGVAAIVADESEDGEAKPKLMLDTDPAEHKAILSACVVAYMPSRDEITEIWLKGDSSKALLGPDDKRSGHEALLDGAVDAARGAHSVLAEAVRESAERFAGLAPGGGATQ; from the exons ATGACTGACCGAAGAAGAATCAATGGGCCGCCCAGCGGCACGAGGCCTGCAGTTTTTGCCTCGTCTCTAAACTCCGCCTCCGATATTGCGACTGGCCGACCACAACGTCAGAGGCAACCTAATGAATTGCGGAAAATCT TCTTGAAAACTGGCCTCattccttctgcttctggaTCCGCCTATCTTGAATATGAACCTTCGGCTTCTCTCGCCGCCGCACGCTCGTCACCCAAGTCTCTCATCCCCCCCTCCTCAGCATTGAAACTCGCCTGCACAGTCCATGGACCGAAACCGCTTCCTCGCTCTGCTACGTTCTCCCCCAACCTAGTCCTTACAACTCACATCAAATATGCTCCGTTCGCCGCCCGCAAGAGGAAAGGACATATCCGCGATGCCAGCGAACGAGATCTTGGAGTACACCTAGAGACCGCCCTGAGAGGGGTGATTGTCGCTGAGCGGTGGCCGAAGAGTGGACTCGATATCACTATCACCATCCTAGAAGCAGAAGATGACCGTTGGTGGGGCGATGCGCCCGACTCTCATGATGCTCCATGGGGAATGATGAATGTTCTTGCTGGATGTATTACCGCTGCGTCTGCTGCCATCTCAGACGCTCGTATTGATTGCCTTGATCTCATTGCTGGCGGTGTGGCTGCTATTGTGGCCGACGAATCAGAAGACGGCGAAGCCAAGCCGAAGTTGATGTTAGACACAGATCCAGCGGAACACAAGGCCATATTGTCCGCATGTGTGGTCGCTTATATGCCTTCCAGAGATGAAATTACAGAGATTTGGCTCAAGGGAGACAGCTCAAAGGCGCTGTTAGGACCCGATGATAAGCGCTCTGGACACGAAGCACTGTTAGATGGTGCTGTGGATGCTGCTCGGGGGGCACATTCCGTCCTGGCAGAGGCTGTCAGAGAGTCTGCGGAGCGCTTTGCGGGTCTGGCTCCTGGGGGAGGTGCTACACAATAA
- a CDS encoding uncharacterized protein (predicted protein), whose amino-acid sequence MVALKRFFQAEKSQSVHSKDGATRTSNTPESDLSSNPSPSQFLEPDHPFQRIEKQFEVLHDQLQARPLSPCSPAPPSRASTRTTTRDPRHVDLLEALFSSHRYHIQSAQTLSPISPYNEDIAERNMTRFLQGQSGKSGKPTMYSRILSALYQEDVADRNIARNRRGGRPSSRNTSSRSRGNSFQRNSQSHQDEARCRPRSKAGSSLARSMSQEAPRSTTPPRADQSTTPRQNVSPATEGPLRQQRSVPNISAEPTNSPQGEADSKSGGFLRVPPPYKQGDTWSSTPLPDSPTLPLMVTGDTKTVESHSTPDLPPIRSSRSRSSSATSNSHNQSNATKSKHRKNVRDLSIDTELAARGKPSAKITHRAIQPPTPSSFGMKQNPSIAEVMNSLLPAGSPISPSPGLQSDQKIAEIMDMFRQAYTSSPVISPHPTYETLQDAIIREINSHEAFQRVPLPEPGPPFTPSFSQEAFYPEIDIPKTEGPSSNRTMSLRDGQISKLIRRGSFKKHRRGSDARRSISTTSVPSKVFWKSSETTSRRRHTDAPPPSPGFFSTLEQNQAPKEPVTYMDLISKARKSPANIPTPDMARNLGNPQPPATVSLESVNPAPSVFHMRAQASASTINSFSADDSDEEVIELPSVGIPQLQIHGVDENNVTYVAENTSPRNAFRLMSWPQRSGRSVSLRGNWFTNETSNSPSRSSSRGGLTTRSVASC is encoded by the coding sequence ATGGTTGCCCTAAAACGGTTTTTCCAAGCGGAGAAAAGCCAGTCCGTACATTCTAAGGATGGAGCTACTCGGACAAGCAATACACCAGAAAGCGATCTGTCTTCAAACCCGAGCCCCTCGCAGTTTCTAGAACCAGATCATCCATTTCAGCGAATTGAGAAGCAATTCGAAGTCTTGCATGATCAACTGCAGGCACGGCCGTTGTCCCCATGTTCACCCGCTCCTCCATCTCGCGCCTCGACCCGTACCACGACTCGAGATCCTCGGCACGTTGACTTGCTGGAAGCTTTATTCTCTTCGCACCGATACCATATCCAGAGTGCGCAGACATTGTCACCCATTAGTCCATACAATGAAGATATCGCAGAACGAAATATGACTCGGTTCCTTCAAGGGCAATCGGGGAAATCGGGCAAACCGACTATGTACTCGCGCATACTCTCTGCTCTATATCAAGAAGATGTGGCGGACAGAAACATTGCTAGAAACAGGAGGGGCGGCCGTCCCTCTTCTCGCAATACTTCCAGTCGCTCTCGTGGAAACTCCTTTCAACGGAATTCTCAGAGTCACCAAGATGAAGCTCGTTGTCGCCCTCGGTCAAAGGCTGGAAGCAGTTTAGCTCGGTCAATGTCTCAGGAAGCCCCGAGGTCTACGACTCCCCCTCGCGCTGACCAGTCAACCACTCCGCGACAAAATGTGTCCCCCGCCACCGAAGGCCCTCTCCGACAGCAAAGATCGGTGCCAAATATTTCCGCCGAGCCAACTAATAGTCCCCAGGGGGAAGCTGATTCAAAATCTGGTGGATTCCTCCGTGTTCCTCCCCCTTACAAACAAGGCGACACATGGAGCAGCACTCCTTTACCAGACAGTCCAACGTTGCCCCTCATGGTGACCGGAGATACTAAGACCGTCGAAAGCCACTCAACGCCAGATTTACCACCTATCAGATCAAGCCGTAGCCGCAGTTCTTCGGCGACGTCGAATAGCCACAATCAGTCCAACGCAACCAAATCGAAGCACAGAAAGAATGTCCGGGATCTGTCCATCGATACAGAATTGGCAGCTCGCGGAAAGCCGTCTGCGAAGATTACGCACCGTGCCATACAGCCACCTACCCCAAGTAGCTTCGGAATGAAGCAGAACCCTAGCATTGCAGAGGTTATGAACAGCCTGCTACCAGCTGGGTCACCAATCTCGCCATCACCAGGGCTCCAGTCGGACCAGAAGATTGCGGAAATAATGGATATGTTCAGACAGGCATATACGTCATCTCCAGTCATCTCGCCCCATCCCACTTATGAAACTCTCCAGGATGCGATCATTCGTGAGATCAATTCGCACGAGGCATTCCAGCGTGTGCCTCTTCCTGAACCCGGGCCTCCGTTTactccttctttctcccaggAAGCATTCTATCCAGAAATCGACATACCTAAGACCGAGGGTCCAAGCTCGAACCGGACCATGTCTCTGAGAGATGGTCAGATCTCTAAATTGATCAGGCGGGGCTCCTTCAAGAAGCACAGGAGAGGGTCTGACGCCCGCAGGAGTATATCCACTACCAGTGTCCCTTCAAAAGTCTTCTGGAAGTCATCGGAAACCACCAGTCGGCGAAGACACACTGATGCACCCCCTCCTTCACCTGGCTTCTTCAGTACCCTGGAACAGAACCAAGCACCCAAGGAGCCAGTGACATACATGGACCTCATCTCCAAGGCGAGGAAGTCCCCTGCAAATATCCCAACACCAGACATGGCCAGGAACCTCGGTAACCCCCAACCACCTGCTACTGTATCTCTCGAGAGCGTCAACCCAGCGCCTTCTGTTTTCCACATGCGTGCGCAGGCATCAGCATCGACCATCAACAGCTTCTCCGCGGATGACAGTGACGAAGAGGTGATCGAACTACCCAGTGTTGGAATTCCCCAGTTACAAATCCACGGTGTTGACGAGAACAATGTGACCTATGTCGCCGAAAATACCTCTCCACGAAACGCATTTAGACTCATGAGCTGGCCACAAAGGTCAGGCAGAAGTGTCAGCCTCAGGGGGAACTGGTTCACAAATGAGACCAGCAACAGCCCCTCTCGCTCATCCTCCAGGGGCGGGCTCACAACCCGCTCGGTAGCATCTTGCTGA
- a CDS encoding porphobilinogen deaminase (porphobilinogen deaminase) yields the protein METSPTPQPPLRIGTRRSNLAMVQAEGIRNCLQKIAPDRSFEIEALRTLGDRDQLTALYNFGAKSLWTTELEEKLNAGELDVIVHCLKDMPTSLPDSCELAAIPPRDDPRDALIVKAGLPYTSLKSLPEGAVVGTSSVRRSAQLRRLYPHLRFANLRGNVETRLAKVDNSDSEYTCMVMSAAGLERVGLEHRISQYLGSKDGGILHAVGQGALGLEIRKGDRKMQELLGQLADQQSTLACLAERSLMRTLEGGCSAPIGVETEWISAGALSIHAIVVSLDGTKSVEDTIVSNVKTVEEATALGKELAARLVKAGAGEILNNINANRPPKN from the exons TCCGGATCGGGACCCGACGATCCAACCTGGCCATGGTCCAGGCGGAGGGCATTCGGAATTGCCTGCAAAAGATTGCCCCGGATCGATCGTTTGAAATTGAAGCCCTCCGCACGCTGGGTGATCGAGACCAGTTAACGGCGCTGTATAACTTCGGTGCCAAGAGTCTCTGGACTACAGAGCTAGAGGAAAAGCTCAATGCCGGCGAACTGGATGTCATTGTGCACTGTCTAAAAG ACATGCCAACGAGCCTTCCCGACTCCTGTGAGCTCGCAGCTATTCCGCCCCGTGATGATCCCCGGGATGCCTTGATCGTGAAGGCTGGCCTGCCCTACAcgagcttgaagagcctCCCCGAGGGCGCCGTGGTAGGCACTTCATCCGTCCGGCGCTCAGCCCAGCTCCGCCGTCTCTATCCCCATCTCCGCTTTGCCAATCTCCGCGGCAATGTAGAGACTCGTCTCGCTAAGGTGGACAATTCCGATAGCGAGTACACATGCATGGTGATGTCTGCTGCGGGCCTTGAGCGGGTAGGCCTTGAGCATCGGATTAGCCAGTACCTGGGCTCTAAAGATGGGGGTATTCTCCACGCTGTCGGACAAGGTGCCCTGGGCTTGGAAATTCGCAAGGGAGACAGGAAGATGCAGGAATTGCTGGGTCAGTTGGCTGACCAGCAGTCCACTCTTGCTTGTCTCGCTGAGAGGTCTCTTATGAGGACCCTTGAGGGTGGGTGTAGTGCTCCCATTGGGGTGGAAACGGAGTGGATTTCTGCGGGTGCCTTGAGCATACATGCTATCGTTGTTAGTTTGGACGGTACTAAGAGTGTCGAGGACACTATTGTCTCGAATGTTAAAACTGTCGAGGAAGCAACGGCACTCGGGAAAGAACTCGCGGCTAGACTGGTCAAGGCTGGTGCTGGGGAGATTTtgaacaatatcaatgccaACCGACCTCCCAAGAACTGA
- a CDS encoding phosphatidylethanolamine N-methyltransferase (predicted protein), giving the protein MDRGLSTSTRIDDEGLRERNVASQSTSTLSPEALTATGDVELKDKTGKDCKTFGRTPDGTVFTVPQTHDMVSQLLSPSEPKNLSDVIVLAILGAHILLLWQLPTGAKVPVFAIIYLFWRAAYNAGIGWLLHNQSHHKTLVRWAEKTKVFVNPATGKNPHPNVYNFFKRELETKIPHDYSFDEAPIEYNTWLVFRRLVDLILMCDFVSYCLFAIACSHHPVNESVLMTVLRWSAGIVLVLFNLWVKLDAHRVVKDFAWYWGDFFYLIDQELTFDGVFEMAPHPMYSVGYAGYYGISLMAASYKVLFISIIAHAAQFAFLVLVENPHIDKTYNPPPSRKRSAEQETGSVSSRTADSPIAPTPIDEQIPHAPTFSSSPPQSVHELLGLHNLDLYRITDTSSVLIQFLVFALTVLTPSTPWYQFLFVANAAVWRLWFSIGVGYMLHRQSNHKAWTRHFVKYGETPQEAWNQWKGTYHLSMIMCYASFIAAVWKMYNFPADWGYGLVLLRHVLGAGLISLQIWTSVSIYESLGEFGWFYGDFFFDGSSKLTYNGIYRFLNNPERVLGLAGVWGAVLITSSGAITFLALLSHILSLAFIQFIERPHMQKLYGQSLRQDAGLVKSLKKSLPPTLRQLHGSVDKIFDESFEFIEEIIETARPKLANGVNTFVKDTTALFQSYPARVTISRIDEDLAGYDSRDYSLEVEGTDSSSLAEHDQSTGREGANARMPLDRRGDLKNLVFEYGAPIRVKWTAPLNHSKKDWIGLYKVTDNTSREVTRVSSQGRWIAVNEGAYDNLTCEKGIVKSDVVIKATQQQDGDKRDLATGEVIFSGDKLFWTQGVFEFRYHHNAKHNVMAISRPFEIRIGRYEEEDDHELTQASVEKSLLPVIRSCFDRDPEIAPEAVDEPFGSLVERDGKFAKRVVFAVHQMFGVEFAPGVVQADGTVRNLAWRVCNAKRVLAPYSMSRNGASTPTERKE; this is encoded by the exons ATGGATCGTGGACTTTCAACAAGCACCCGAATCGATGATGAGGGCCTTCGGGAGAGGAATGTGGCCTCTCAGTCTACCTCGACTCTTAGTCCCGAGGCTCTCACGGCCACTGGTGACGTAGAGCTCAAGGACAAGACTGGTAAGGACTGCAAGACATTTGGTCGGACACCTGATGGTACCG TATTCACGGTGCCGCAAACTCATGACATGGTCTCTCAACTCTTGTCCCCCTCGGAACCAAAGAATCTCTCTGACGTGATTGTTCTCGCAATCCTTGGTGCTCACATACTTCTTCTATGGCAGCTTCCCACTGGTGCGAAGGTGCCTGTTTTTGCCATCATCTACCTTTTCTGGCGTGCGGCCTACAACGCTGGAATTGGATGGCTTCTTCATAACCAATCTCACCACAAAACACTGGTCCGCTGGGCTGAGAAAACCAAGGTCTTTGTGAATCCCGCTACGGGCAAGAACCCCCATCCTAACGTGTACAACTTTTTTAAGCGGGAGCTGGAAACTAAGATTCCCCACGACTATTCATTCGATGAAGCCCCAATTGAGTATAACACATGGCTCGTTTTTAGACGGCTTGTGGATCTGATACTAATGTGCGACTTCGTGTCCTACTGTCTCTTTGCAATAGCTTGTAGTCACCACCCTGTCAACGAGAGCGTGTTGATGACTGTCCTGCGATGGTCCGCCGGTATCGTGTTGGTGCTGTTCAACCTTTGGGTCAAGCTCGACGCTCATCGGGTGGTAAAGGACTTTGCCTGGTACTGGGGCGATTTCTTTTATCTCATTGACCAGGAACTGACGTTCGACGGCGTCTTCGAGATGGCACCCCATCCAATGTATTCGGTTGGCTACGCTGGCTATTACGGTATCTCCCTGATGGCCGCGAGCTATAAAGtgcttttcatttctataATCGCCCATGCGGCTCAATTCGCTTTCCTAGTGCTTGTCGAGAACCCACATATTGACAAGACGTACAATCCTCCACCGTCCCGCAAGCGTTCAGCAGAGCAGGAAACTGGATCTGTCTCAAGCCGCACTGCCGATTCTCCCATTGCGCCAACGCCGATTGATGAACAAATCCCCCACGCGccaaccttttcaagcagCCCACCGCAGTCAGTCCATGAGCTATTAGGACTCCACAATCTGGACCTGTATCGGATAACGGATACTTCATCTGTTCTTATCCAGTTCCTCGTATTTGCTCTCACAGTGTTGACACCCTCTACACCTTGGTACCAATTTCTTTTCGTAGCTAACGCTGCTGTGTGGAGACTTTGGTTCTCGATCGGTGTGGGGTACATGCTCCATCGCCAGTCGAATCATAAGGCCTGGACCCGACACTTCGTTAAGTATGGTGAAACTCCTCAGGAGGCATGGAATCAGTGGAAAGGCACGTATCATTTGAGCATGATCATGTGTTACGCCAGTTTCATTGCTGCAGTATGGAAGATGTACAACTTTCCTGCTGATTGGGGGTACGGCCTGGTCTTGCTCCGCCATGTCTTGGGAGCAGGCCTCATTAGTTTACAAATTTGGACTTCGGTCAGCATCTATGAGTCTCTTGGTGAATTTGGCTGGTTCTACGgtgacttcttctttgatggcTCGTCCAAGTTGACGTATAATGGGATCTATCGTTTCTTGAACAACCCTGAGCGTGTACTGGGTCTGGCCGGCGTCTGGGGCGCGGTTCTTATCACCAGCAGCGGGGCCATAACTTTTTTGGCCCTTCTCAGTCACATTCTCAGCCTAGCTTTCATCCAATTTATCGAGCGTCCGCATATGCAGAAGCTGTATGGCCAGAGTCTGCGACAGGATGCGGGGCTTGTGAAAAGCCTGAAAAAGTCACTGCCACCTACTCTTAGACAGCTCCACGGCAGCGTGGATAAGATCTTCGACGAGTCATTCGAGTTTATCGAAGAGATTATCGAGACGGCACGACCGAAACTCGCTAATGGTGTCAACACATTCGTGAAGGATACCACTGCTCTCTTCCAGAGTTACCCCGCCCGTGTCACCATCTCACGCATTGACGAAGATCTGGCCGGATATGATTCGCGGGACTATTCCCTAGAAGTTGAAGGCACTGACTCATCCTCTTTGGCTGAACATGATCAAAGCACTGGTAGAGAGGGCGCTAACGCTCGCATGCCCCTTGATAGACGTGGTGACCTGAAAAACCTTGTTTTCGAATATGGTGCGCCGATTCGGGTCAAGTGGACTGCACCTCTGAATCATAGCAAGAAGGACTGGATTGGCTTGTACAAGGTCACCGATAATACATCCCGTGAAGTTACCCGGGTTTCGTCTCAAGGAAGGTGGATTGCCGTCAATGAAGGCGCCTACGATAACTTGACATGTGAAAAGGGAATTGTTAAAAGCGATGTTGTTATCAAGGCTACACAACAGCAGGATGGGGACAAGCGCGATCTTGCAACCGGCGAGGTTATATTCTCAGGTGACAAACTTTTCTGGACACAAGGCGTCTTCGAATTCCGCTATCATCATAATGCCAAACATAACGTCATGGCAATCTCCAGACCATTTGAGATTCGCATTGGTCGatatgaagaggaggatgaccaTGAACTTACACAAGCGTCCGTGGAGAAGAGCCTCTTACCCGTCATCCGCAGCTGCTTCGATCGGGATCCGGAGATCGCTCCAGAGGCCGTAGACGAGCCGTTCGGAAGTCTGGTGGAGCGCGACGGTAAATTCGCTAAGCGGGTTGTATTCGCCGTACACCAAAT GTTTGGTGTTGAATTCGCACCTGGAGTTGTTCAGGCCGATGGGACTGTCCGCAACCTCGCCTGGAGGGTGTGCAATGCGAAGAGGGTCCTG GCTCCTTACAGCATGTCAAGAAACGGCGCGTCCACCCCGACCGAGAGGAAAGAGTAA